A single window of Coffea eugenioides isolate CCC68of chromosome 7, Ceug_1.0, whole genome shotgun sequence DNA harbors:
- the LOC113777028 gene encoding uncharacterized protein K02A2.6-like, whose protein sequence is MKEVHSGICGSHMNGHLLAKKIMRTGYFWLTMEHDCVDFVRKYVKCQVLGNVIHAPPTELHSMTVPWPCSIWGIDVIETIDPPASNGHRFILVAIEYFIKWVEVASYKHVTKKVVSNFLRNNIICRFGVLETLITDNAKNLNNDMVDGLCEQFNIRHRNSAIYRPQMNGAVENANKNLKKIIRKMTEAHRDWHEKLPYALTAYRTTIRTST, encoded by the coding sequence ATGAAGGAAGTGCATAGTGGGATTTGTGGGTCACACATGAATGGGCATCTATTGGCTAAGAAGATCATGAGAACAGGATATTTTTGGCTTACCATGGAGCATGACTGTGTAGATTTTGTTAGAAAGTATGTTAAGTGTCAAGTGCTTGGTAATGTTATACATGCTCCTCCTACAGAATTGCATAGTATGACTGTTCCATGGCCATGTTCAATCTGGGGAATAGATGTGATCGAAACTATTGATCCTCCTGCTTCAAATGGGCATCGATTCATCTTAGTGGCGATTGAATATTTCATCAAATGGGTTGAGGTCGCGTCCTATAAGCATGTTACTAAGAAAGTGGTGTCGAATTTCTTGAGAAATAATATCATCTGTCGTTTTGGGGTACTAGAAACATTAATTACCGATAATGCCAAGAACCTCAATAATGATATGGTGGATGGATTATGTGAACAGTTCAACATCAGACATCGAAATTCTGCCATTTacaggcctcagatgaatggagccgTCGAAAACGCAAAtaagaatttgaagaaaatcatTCGTAAGATGACTGAAGCACACAGGGATTGGCATGAGAAGCTACCTTATGCGCTGACGGCATACAGAACTACTATCAGGACTTCTACCTGA